One Aegilops tauschii subsp. strangulata cultivar AL8/78 chromosome 2, Aet v6.0, whole genome shotgun sequence genomic window, atcattgtgagataaagagaactgacatgtgggtctaggTTTATTGttgtcatataacatggtcaacaggtttgacgtgaaaataacaaggtctaatggcatttttgagcaaacatctaacggaACGAGGGCATTTTTAAGAtatctaatggcatttttgagaaAGCATCTCACGgttcgatggcatttttgagtaggtGTAACTtttaatggcaaaactgagtagtgagaCACAACCCGTGGCATAAATGATAAAATTGCCTCGTGCAATATTCAACCGTGTGCCATTAGCCACTCACATCAGCCACAACCCTCTAGTGACAAACGGTGTTCAATCTTTTTTCACTGTATGCTTGCTCTTTGCTTACTACATAGCACTGATGACTCCTCAAATGGAGAGTAGGACGTATTATCAATAGTGTGGTGGTTCCCACAACAAAGCGACGCCATTATGACTATGACGGACCTTTATGAGCAAGATAAACGAACATCAGGTCATCACAAGGTACCTAGCGAGTACCGAGAAACAGAAGTAGTAGCTAGACCTACAGTGGAATATAATCTGCCTTCAAAATCAACTAGTTTTTTTTAGAATGAGAATCAACTAGTTATTTTTAGAATGAGAATCAACTAGTAGTTGGATTATTAGGAGGGTGGTGGTACCCCCAGTCCACTAAGGATCAAATCCGAGGTTTGTTGCTTTGATATCTCATTAATGCAGATTAATTTTTCAGTGGGAGACGATGTTCCTATTGATAGCGAGGCGTGTATGATGACTTTATCAATCGTAAAACTCTACAACTTCAACCCATTCTTCAATAAACGTTGTCTGAGTGTGGTGTGTGTAGTGGTGTGAGTGTGTGCGTCTACGTTGTAATTGGTGTTtctcaaaaataaaaataaaaaactgCTTGAACTTGAGTAACTCAACTTTTATGTTAGTTTGTGTTATTGGTGTTtctcaaaaataaaaataaagaactGCTTAAACTTGAGTCACTCAACTTTTATGTTAGTTTGTGTTACTATATATATGGGTTATAGGTATGAGAGGAGGCCATGCGTCCGAAGCGATTTAGCTATGACACCGCTACAAACCTTGCTCCTCCTACTTGTCTTCTATGCCGCGCTCCTCACCACCGCTGTCTCCGGCGCACCGTCCCCGTCACCAGCGTCGGCGCCGCCTGTGGCAAAAAGCTGTCCTGGCAAATGCGGGGAAATAGACATCCCCTACCCATTCGGCATCGGCCCCGGGTGCTCGCTGTCGGGCCGGTTCGCCCTCACGTGCAACGAGACGACGAGTCCTCCCACCCTGCTCCGGCGCGACATCAAGGTCGCCAATATCACGCTGGAGACGGCGCAGATGGTGGTCTACACCCACCTGACCTATAGCTGCGACCTGCCGAGCAGCAAGAACACGAGCAAGCCCACGAGCACGAGGGTGAGCGCGGTGCTCCGCGTTCGCAACCCGTTCCTGCTCTCGGCGTCGGCCAACGTGTTTACGGCCATCGGGTGCAGGTCGACGGCCAGGCTCAGGAGCCGCAGCGTCAGCGACTACCTCACCGGCTGCATCACGACGTGCCTGAGGGTGAACGACACCGGGGACGACGGCACGCCCTGCAACGGACACGGCTGCTGCGAGACCTCGCTGATTTCCCGCCTCAATCAAGTCAACGTCAGCTGGAGCACGCGCGCGCTGGGCACCAACCCTGTGCCTGAAAGCCCGTGCCAGTACGCCTTCGTCTCCACCAAAGGCTGGTACGTGCGTACGTCAAGAAATTGCTTTTCTTTTTCCCTATTCAAAATCactgtactccctccatctcataatactccctccgtttcaaaatataagttgttattacatcgaatatactcacatatttgattttttttcgaaaagggggactCCCCGTCCTCTACATCAAAAAGATGCATACGGCCAACTTATATAAATAAGCAAATAGGTTCAACAAAGGTCTTACAGTCTgaacgaaagaaaaaaaaaagctCACAGAGAGCAAAACAAAGTAAGCAGACATgaagccacaaccggctggcaaaaaaaagataggaaaactaattgtctatcctattacatgatcgccatccaaaccggttgaaaataatccgagctaccatctcccaccggatagatccagtaaccaaacgctccctggcctccgtcggaaTGAGTAGCGACCACAAACGGATCAACGCAGTGGCTcggaagataacctgcaaaaaatgaatatttgttgttttgttaaaaaccaaatcatttctgcagttccaaactgcccacaataaagcacatactcctacgCGAATGTGACTCGCTGTTTCGGGATCTATCCCGTTAAGCCACGTCCCAAATAATGTGCTAACAGAATTCGGAGGAGTAATGTTAAACGCTATGTGAACCGACCGCCATAATTTTTTTGCTAACGGGCAGTCAAGAAGGAGGTGTTTGATGGATTCATCCATATTACAAAAACTACATCTTGTAGGTCCTGTCCAATTGCGTTTTGCCAGGTTGTCCTTTGTTAAAATGACTTGTTTAtgcacaaaccacataaacactttaattTTCAAAGGAACGTTGACcttccaaacatgtttggaactAGGAATGGAGTTAGAATTGATAACATCCATATACATGGATTTAACCGAAAACTCTCCATTCCTAATAAGCTTCCAGCGCAACTGATCGGGCTGTTgagaaagctgaacctccatcagtctactCACAAGATGGATCCAGGTTTCCCAACGGTTTCCGGCAAGCGTCCTCCTGAAGTGAATATTGAGAGGGATGGACTGAAGCACTGATGCAACGAAATCGTCTCGTCGTTGAACAATGCGATACAGGGACGGATATTGAAGCGCTAGGGGTGTTTCCCctagccaagtatcctcccagaatctcGTGCTGGTACCATTTCCGATTATAAACTTTGTCCTATTAAAAAAACTGATTTAACTCTCATCAGTCCTTTCCAGAAAGGCGAATCCGTCGGCCTCACTGTGACCTGGGACAAAGTTTTGGAGTGAAGGTACTTACTACAGAGAATCTGCGCCCATGTTGTGGCCTCCGTTTCAACAGATAACTTATACAGCCACTCACATATTCGATCcaataacatcttatattatgagacgaaGAGAGTAGTTTGTACTGCGTGGCTGATTCGTGGATGTGTGAAATTCAAAAATATCTCTTTCCTTACCAATTGACTTGCACGTGAACACTATTGAATCATTAACAAAAGGAACTATAAAAAGGCCATTTTTAATTGAATTAGTCGAGACATTAACGACAGACACAACCAAATTATtaaaaaagaaggaagaagaatcAGAAATGAAAAAAAATGCCGATGCAGCCAAGGACAAGCAACAATAAGCAGTAACACCAATCATcgttctttttttttgcggggtgaaagaaatctccattaagcTCACGGGGGCTTTTCAGCCGCAGCCAAGTTTACAACAAAGTCCATACCGACAGCAAGCCATACCGGTATGGACTTTGTTGACATGACAACACACAAACTACGGAAAAAGTTCTTGGAAAGCCATGTCTCCAAGAAGGTAGCAACGCGCGAGGATAACCATCGAAGAAAAGCATATAACAAAAGACATTACAAATTTTCATTCGGCTAGACAATTTTGATGATTGGTTGTAGGGTTTTACCCTCTCCAAAGAGAGGGATCTGTTGGAAATCCTCGGTTACCTATAAGGACCAAATAGAATGGGTTTGGAAATAGTTTTCAGCTAGCAATAGACGGGCCCAAGTATAATCTCACTAGATGTGTCATGCCCCAAGTGCAAGCTTGCCTTCTGCCCACTTCTTCGTATAACCAGCTATCTCCATGCCGCCTCCCTCTAAGGCCGGACTAATTAGACCATCGAACAATTGAGATATCTCTTTGCAAAAGTCACTCTTTCAGACAAATGTTGCACTGCATATGCGCCACTTATTACAAGTTTACAACCTGAGAGTTTTTCTTTCtttcgtagattcgtttattcaaaatgtttcatctctcaaaccgtgcgtccaaatctcgaatcGTTTTCACCATCGGATTTCTCACgccgagatcttcaaaactataACTCATGTTGATAGGTTTCGACGATCTATTTTTCATGAAAAAATCCGGATAAAAAAACGAACCGGGAGCACTTTTTTTCTTTTGCCCAAAGGCACGGCAGTGCCCCTCGCGGAAGTAAATCCATGCCTCTGCGAGAAATAAATCTGTACCTCTCGTGGAAGgaaacaaaaaagaaaatacattttttcctttccgaggggaacgaccgtgcctctcacggaaaCAAATCCGTGTCTCCACGAGAAGTAAATCCATGCCTCTCGCAGAAGGAAAAAAAAGATAagacatttttttctttttccgagagacacggccgtgcctctcgcggaagcaaatccaTGCCTGTCATGGTAGGAAAAAATGAAAAcgctttttttttcttttgcaagctctcgtggaagaaaaaaaatgtgtttttcCTTTTATGAAAGGCATGCCATAAACAAACATGTGCCTCCACGAGAAGTTAATCTGTGCCTCTTGAGGAAGAGGAAAAAATATAACGCATTTTTCACgtcaattttttttaaagaaaatgtTGTTGGTCCAAAAGCTAAGAAAAATCGGAGGGAACCAAAAAGCCAAAAAATCAAGAAAATCGTCTAGCTAAAAGTCAAAAACGCGTACCGAAAAAAAATTAGAGAGCGCCCAGAGCGCGACACATGGCGGCGGCTAAGAGTGTGCCAAGTGGCGCGCCCCCAGCCCACCCAAGTGACCCTTGCTGGGGCTCCCGAaggagtactccttaattagttgCTCCCCATTTTTTACCCCCCACCATAATGGAATAACCTAAGCAGATCCTTTTTGTATATGCATGCATCTCCTTTTAGCATATACAGAAAGTGTTTCCCAATGGAATAATTTGTCATATACAAAAAGGAGATGCATGCATATAGGAATCTTTGCATCTCATATTGATGTCAACGACATTATTTCTAAATCCAAGATTTTAAAATAATTTAAATCTAAAACCATCAAACCCATTTGTCTTCATTTGAGTTCGATTTCTACAAGGGCTTCAAAGAAGATCTCGCTATCTTGCCTTCCAACGATGTTTTCCTCCACCAGTTATCAAGTTATCATGTTGGTAGGAACTCTTATCACTCTAATATTGTAAGGTCGCATGAAATAATTTGAACATATTTTGGCACCGCAATGTGTTATGCAGTCCCAGAGAGTGGGTATCAGCATGTAAGAGATTATATTAAACCATAAAACTACTATCATACAAGTTTACATCGGTGGAAAGTAACATTTCATAACCTAGTAACCAAGTTACTATGACCTCACTATAACCTAGTAATGAACTGATGAATTGACTATAACTTGGCAATTATTGAGAAGAAAATCATCAAAACATTTAACTATATGACCTAGTTTGGAAGATCATGGCACAGCGAACCAACATTGAAAGCATATCTTGAGCCGGATTAATGGTTGGTGAGATGAAAGATTCTTaattttgagagagagagagagagagagagagagagagagagagagagagacgtggGGTGGGGTCACACATTTAGAGTTAAGATGCATCGCCACATCATAGTCCGGCCGTCATTCTATAGATGTTACTACCTCCGTCCTGTTTATTAGTCCCCTTCGtattttgtgtcaaattttgaccatagattttaCTAACACAATGTTGATGCATGTCACCAagaattatatcgttggattcgtatttgaacatagttttcaatggtATAATTTTTCTGACATGCATTGATGTTTTGTAAGTTAAATCTATtgtcaaaattttacactaaatacgaAGGGTACCAATAAACCAGGAAGGAGGTAGTACAACTCTATTGTTGATATTGTCATATTGTTAGTTTGAGCTTGTGTATATACAATGCAAGCTGCAACAATCTTTATTGATACTAATGGTTGAATTTCTTGAACAGGTACCATTTCAAGAAAACTGATCTAATTGGGAATATGAGATTCATAAATAGACTTGGACATGGTCCCGTCGTTCCTGTTGTCCTTGACTGGGCAATACGGGATGGAACATGCCCGTCGGCGCCAGAGGGTGACAACAGTGAGAATGTTCCCTACGCATGTGTTAGCGCCCAGAGCTATTGCGTAAATGCCAGCAATGGAGCACGCGGCTATTTCTGCAGATGTTCTAAGGGATACAGTGGCAACCCATACATTAAAAATGGATGCACAAGTTTGTACACTTTCTGTGTTAATTTTTCCAAGGAAACTTCATTTATCATATGTTAATATATATTGTGCATTCCTTGCAAAAAAAAAGTAGTAATTTACTATCTTGTAGATTATAATGCACACTACGGATATGAAGGCGTACTTTCTACTTTCTACCACATGATTTGGGATTGTGTGAATTTTCCGCTCTCTCATTACTTTCAAGAGCAGAAAACTTAAGAAAAAATACTAGTCATTGCTGTCCTTGTTTTCATATTAAGTAAACTGATAATATACACTATTTTTTAATACATCTTCAGATATTAACGAGTGTGAGCTACGGAGATCCCCAAACTCAACAATTTACAAGAACATGTATCCTTGTCATGGAGGGAGATGCCACGATAGAGAGGGTGAATATGAGTGTAAATGCAATTTCGGACGAAGAGGTGATGGTAAAAGCCACAAGGGTTGTGAACTTGTAGTGTCCACGACTGCTGCAGCGGTGATAGGTGAGGCTCTCTTTAATTAGAAAAGTTAAAAGGTGCATTTACATGTGTTAAAATATCATAAGCAAATCCCATGGTGTGGATGTGAGAATAAAGTACGAGTGAGCAAAATTTAAATAATCTTTTGCAAGCTGCATAGAAAGAAACAAAATGTATGTGATGATAATAGTGATGTTACGTATTGCTAAACTTTTATCATTATATTGGTCATTGTTGTGCGGGACAACTTTAAAGTTTTTTTCCCATTAAACCTAGCAAAGCTATTACAGATTTGTCATGAAACATATTTTTTTGTTAAAGAGGTCACTGCACTTTGGTAGCTCAAGAATAAGATCCTCCACACTCACTTATATATGGCCTATGCATTTTCTTAACCCGCGTGTTGCCGTAAAATTGGATATATAATTTCTAAATATCATGTAGAATAGTACTTTAATTCTTGCGATTTAAACTATGTGAGAAATATCTGCATAAAAATCTAAGCACTGAAAGTTTTGCATGCCACAACTAAATGcaatgtgatttaaaacccacttaGAATGCACTAATGTATGTTACATGATAGAGAATTGTCATGTGTAGCTCGGACGAATACTAGTGGATCAAATTAGTATATCTAACAGCTATAGTAATTTTGATGACGTAGAATCACATGTATTAAGATAATTACAAGTAGTGGGGACCACTCTCTTAGGTATATAAGATAAGATAAGATAAGATACTCTCATACATGCAATTGAACATCCCAATCAATAACATAAAGTGCTATTTTCACCGTAAAACacatattccttttttgcgaaaacGTATTCCTGTTTTACTGCATTATAACATTTAATTATTACAAGGGGTGTCTATAGCTATATATATTGAGTATTTCTCAATATCAGTAGTCATCCAATTAAGATCTTTTTTTTAATATTTGCACATATCTCATGTGCTGGATCTGTGTGCTCCCAACGATGACTTGGCATAGTTAGTTTTTAGTCGAGTAATAAATAGCAATACTGTTACTACGTATATATCATCACTATGTAATAAATGGAAAATCACATGACATTTGTCCGCCTGCAGGAACAATTGGTGTCATTGCATTACTCGCCGTGCTACTGATATTCTTACATATGGAGAACGAGAAAAGAAAACTGAGAGATTGTTTCAACAAAAACGGCGGACAATTACTCAAAAGCCTCAAGGTCGAGAT contains:
- the LOC109775944 gene encoding wall-associated receptor kinase 1; translated protein: MTPLQTLLLLLVFYAALLTTAVSGAPSPSPASAPPVAKSCPGKCGEIDIPYPFGIGPGCSLSGRFALTCNETTSPPTLLRRDIKVANITLETAQMVVYTHLTYSCDLPSSKNTSKPTSTRVSAVLRVRNPFLLSASANVFTAIGCRSTARLRSRSVSDYLTGCITTCLRVNDTGDDGTPCNGHGCCETSLISRLNQVNVSWSTRALGTNPVPESPCQYAFVSTKGWYHFKKTDLIGNMRFINRLGHGPVVPVVLDWAIRDGTCPSAPEGDNSENVPYACVSAQSYCVNASNGARGYFCRCSKGYSGNPYIKNGCTNINECELRRSPNSTIYKNMYPCHGGRCHDREGEYECKCNFGRRGDGKSHKGCELVVSTTAAAVIGTIGVIALLAVLLIFLHMENEKRKLRDCFNKNGGQLLKSLKVEIFTKEKLDHITNNYRCIIGQGAFGKVYKGATGARDNVRVAVKCSIPINEDWKKESFANEITIQSNISHRNLVQLLGCCLETEVPMLVYEYVPRGSLHDVLHGDNKEPLPLETRLDIAIYSAVALVYMHSEASQTSIILHGDVKSGNILLDDGFTPKVSDFGTSRLMSIDKDHTNWVVGDSSYIDPVYMKTGLLTEKSDVYSFGIVLLELVTRKKARYDGNHSLPLDYVKASMGGAVREMFDPEVASHGKQNEECLEEVGNIAVQCLKEDVNDRPTMNEVAEKLKICKCRWLEYDRKTNEICT